From the genome of Streptomyces sp. NBC_01341, one region includes:
- a CDS encoding S8 family serine peptidase, producing MSRIRLMAATSTGLILVAGVVPAALAAQPDRTGTATRPTAAPAAHSATVRLVTGDRVTVTTLPDGRHTASVQPGPGREHIPFRTLEGDDKALTVMPFDAQGLVSAGTLDRRLFDVTALIADGYDEAHTSALPLIVSSQPVPTRAGARVTAQASKAATATADRLVALKAAATPFRDLESIHARSLRIADDDLGTFWKTLNRGGSSDATRSAVTPRISLDGKVKALLDRSTAQINAPTAWKAGYEGQGVKVAVLDTGVDAGHPDLAGRISQARDFSGSGNTGDHFGHGTHVASIVGGSGSASSGTRRGVAPKADLLIGKVLDDNGYGDESGIIAGMEWATDERAKVVNMSLGAPIETDGTDPLSEAVNTLTASTGTLFVVAAGNDGPGPSTVGTPGAADSALTVGAVDRDDSLAPFSSRGPRFGDGAVKPDVTAPGVGIVAARAAGTTLGDPVDADYVSLSGTSMATPHVAGAAALLAQQHPDWQAQQLKDALTSTAHMVAGTKVTEQGGGRIDLATAMGSVRATGSVTLTPLHIGGAAGQQQTATVRYTNTGDQPLTLSLEAGLATDTGRALPPGVVSLGSSTVQLAAGATADVPLRVDATNAVRGNFYGYVTAKSAAGDVVAHTTVSLVVHAPQHRLTVVVRDRNGKVTPGVLPNIWSPAGWVPYADRDNAVAVVEEGTYYLNAGFYDQTPDGDQVGDIVVPEVKVTKDMTVTLDAADVTEVKIRTPRPAEQHGVISTMLYRQIDGHGLLQGALYFDTVNHLYVSPTAPVTDGAFEYTSRWQMVAPQLQAKIAGSSQKFTPNYEPFSPVFGDKGARLTAVDAGSVTVPDLRNVRGKLAVARYTWPEGDYAGFSRLAAEAGAKAVLFAWEPVGGAAWTRWQPDGDRLELPSMRTNWKNGGPLLDRIKKGTTTLEFSGTVRSPYLYDVMPVSKGSIPQRMVYIVSDRNTAQVRATYTRTGASTWASEQRFGWRKYQDTAWNQYSRYVPVGQERLEYVSSDADTLWSHTVHHNVVPNPDLALGAGSQDSPHTYRPGQRATERWFGAVVRPSIPRGFSSKSVRNGDTLSVYVPEFTDSGPGHWSFSELPAFGGGIGDGVGGEGGAGTATADNSRLDTVPDTAKAVLYRNGKQIAVSDLGAWGNLEVPPGKATYKLDLTTTRESDDWQFATDTRTSWTFRSDTVARPTMLPLLQLDYDVPVDVKNAVDRARTHKVGFNVRMQDGMPAPRWVKMKVEASYEDGKNWTTVHATQRGKRGQFIADLQRPSYIHGDAYVTLRVTATDREGNGIQQTVVRAFLQRGPK from the coding sequence ATGTCTAGAATCCGCCTGATGGCGGCGACGTCGACAGGATTGATACTGGTTGCCGGAGTCGTGCCGGCCGCGTTGGCGGCGCAGCCGGACCGCACCGGGACCGCCACCCGTCCCACCGCCGCGCCCGCGGCCCACTCCGCGACCGTACGTCTGGTGACCGGCGACCGGGTGACCGTGACAACGCTCCCCGACGGCCGGCACACCGCGTCGGTGCAGCCCGGCCCCGGACGCGAGCACATCCCGTTCCGGACGCTGGAGGGGGACGACAAGGCGCTGACCGTGATGCCGTTCGACGCCCAAGGGCTGGTGTCCGCAGGAACCCTGGACCGACGCCTCTTCGATGTGACGGCGCTGATCGCCGATGGCTACGACGAGGCCCACACCTCCGCGCTGCCACTGATCGTCTCCTCGCAGCCGGTGCCGACGCGCGCCGGGGCCAGAGTCACGGCGCAGGCGTCGAAGGCCGCCACGGCCACGGCCGACCGGCTCGTGGCACTCAAGGCTGCCGCGACCCCCTTCCGTGACCTGGAGAGCATCCACGCGCGATCGCTACGGATCGCCGACGACGACCTGGGCACGTTCTGGAAGACCCTGAACCGGGGCGGATCGTCGGACGCCACCCGCTCGGCAGTCACCCCGCGGATCTCACTGGACGGCAAGGTGAAGGCGCTGCTCGACCGCAGCACCGCGCAGATCAACGCCCCCACCGCGTGGAAGGCGGGCTACGAGGGCCAGGGCGTCAAGGTGGCCGTGCTGGACACCGGCGTTGACGCCGGCCACCCCGACCTCGCCGGGCGCATCTCGCAGGCCAGGGACTTCTCCGGCAGTGGGAACACCGGTGACCACTTCGGGCACGGCACGCACGTCGCCTCGATCGTCGGCGGCAGCGGTAGCGCGTCCAGCGGGACCCGCCGCGGTGTCGCCCCCAAGGCCGACCTGCTGATCGGCAAGGTGCTGGACGACAACGGCTACGGCGACGAGTCGGGCATCATCGCCGGCATGGAGTGGGCGACCGACGAGCGCGCCAAGGTCGTCAACATGAGTCTCGGTGCGCCCATCGAGACCGACGGCACCGACCCGCTGAGCGAGGCCGTCAACACCCTGACCGCCTCCACCGGAACGCTCTTCGTCGTCGCGGCCGGCAACGACGGCCCGGGACCGTCCACCGTCGGCACGCCGGGCGCGGCTGACTCCGCGCTTACGGTGGGGGCCGTCGACCGTGACGATTCCCTCGCCCCCTTCTCCAGCCGTGGCCCGCGCTTCGGCGACGGGGCGGTCAAGCCCGACGTGACGGCCCCCGGCGTCGGCATCGTCGCTGCCCGCGCGGCCGGCACCACCCTGGGCGACCCGGTCGACGCCGACTACGTCTCGCTGTCCGGGACCTCCATGGCCACCCCGCACGTCGCCGGCGCCGCCGCCCTGCTGGCCCAGCAGCACCCCGACTGGCAGGCGCAGCAGCTCAAGGACGCACTGACCAGCACCGCCCACATGGTCGCCGGCACCAAGGTGACCGAGCAGGGTGGCGGTCGCATCGATCTCGCCACAGCCATGGGCTCGGTCAGGGCCACCGGCTCCGTCACCCTCACCCCGCTGCACATCGGTGGCGCGGCAGGGCAGCAGCAGACCGCCACCGTTCGCTACACCAACACAGGCGATCAGCCGCTCACCCTCTCCCTCGAGGCCGGCCTGGCAACCGACACCGGCAGAGCACTCCCGCCCGGAGTGGTCAGCCTGGGCTCCAGCACCGTGCAACTGGCCGCCGGCGCCACCGCCGACGTGCCGCTGCGCGTCGATGCGACGAACGCCGTCCGCGGCAACTTCTACGGATACGTCACCGCGAAGTCCGCGGCCGGCGACGTGGTCGCGCACACCACGGTCTCCCTCGTGGTGCACGCCCCGCAGCACCGGCTGACCGTGGTCGTGCGGGACCGCAACGGCAAGGTCACGCCGGGCGTGCTGCCCAACATCTGGAGCCCCGCCGGCTGGGTGCCGTACGCCGACAGGGACAATGCGGTCGCCGTCGTGGAGGAAGGGACGTACTACCTCAACGCCGGTTTCTACGACCAGACGCCGGACGGTGACCAGGTGGGCGACATCGTCGTCCCCGAGGTCAAAGTCACCAAGGACATGACGGTGACGCTGGACGCCGCCGACGTCACGGAGGTGAAGATCCGCACGCCGCGCCCCGCCGAACAGCACGGCGTCATCAGCACCATGCTGTACCGCCAGATCGACGGTCACGGTCTGCTCCAGGGCGCCCTGTACTTCGACACCGTCAATCATCTCTACGTCAGCCCCACCGCTCCGGTCACCGACGGTGCCTTCGAGTACACCTCGCGCTGGCAGATGGTGGCCCCCCAACTGCAGGCGAAGATCGCCGGCAGCTCGCAGAAGTTCACTCCGAACTACGAGCCGTTCTCCCCGGTCTTCGGGGACAAGGGTGCACGGCTGACCGCCGTGGACGCCGGGTCTGTGACGGTGCCAGATCTCCGCAATGTACGCGGCAAGCTGGCTGTGGCCCGATACACCTGGCCCGAGGGCGACTACGCCGGGTTCTCGCGGCTCGCCGCTGAGGCGGGGGCGAAGGCGGTGCTCTTCGCCTGGGAGCCGGTCGGAGGTGCCGCCTGGACCCGGTGGCAACCGGACGGTGACCGCCTGGAGCTGCCGTCGATGCGGACCAACTGGAAGAACGGGGGCCCACTGCTGGATCGCATCAAGAAGGGCACCACGACGCTGGAGTTCTCCGGCACGGTTCGCAGCCCGTATCTGTACGACGTGATGCCGGTCTCGAAGGGCTCCATCCCTCAGCGGATGGTCTACATCGTCTCGGATCGCAACACCGCGCAGGTCCGTGCCACCTACACGCGCACCGGCGCCTCGACGTGGGCGAGCGAGCAACGGTTCGGATGGCGCAAGTACCAGGACACCGCGTGGAACCAGTACAGCCGCTACGTGCCGGTGGGTCAGGAACGCCTCGAGTACGTGAGCAGTGACGCGGACACGCTGTGGAGCCACACGGTGCACCACAACGTCGTCCCGAATCCCGACCTCGCCCTGGGCGCCGGGTCGCAGGACTCCCCGCACACCTACCGGCCCGGCCAGCGCGCCACGGAGCGATGGTTCGGAGCTGTGGTCCGCCCCTCGATCCCCCGCGGCTTCTCCTCGAAGTCGGTACGCAACGGCGACACCCTGTCGGTGTACGTGCCGGAGTTCACCGACTCCGGCCCCGGACACTGGTCGTTCTCCGAGCTGCCGGCCTTCGGCGGCGGCATCGGCGACGGCGTCGGCGGCGAGGGCGGCGCAGGCACGGCCACGGCGGACAACAGCAGGCTCGACACGGTGCCCGACACCGCCAAAGCGGTGCTGTACCGCAATGGCAAGCAGATCGCGGTGTCCGACCTGGGCGCCTGGGGCAATTTGGAGGTCCCCCCGGGCAAGGCCACATACAAACTGGATCTGACGACGACACGCGAATCGGACGACTGGCAATTCGCCACCGACACGCGCACGTCGTGGACGTTCCGCTCCGACACCGTGGCACGCCCGACCATGCTGCCGCTGCTCCAGCTCGACTACGACGTACCGGTCGACGTCAAGAACGCGGTGGACCGGGCACGCACCCACAAGGTCGGCTTCAACGTTCGCATGCAGGACGGGATGCCCGCCCCGCGATGGGTGAAGATGAAGGTCGAGGCGTCCTACGAGGACGGGAAGAACTGGACAACGGTGCACGCGACGCAACGCGGCAAGCGCGGGCAGTTCATCGCCGACCTGCAGCGACCGTCGTACATACACGGCGACGCTTACGTGACACTGCGGGTGACCGCGACGGACAGGGAAGGCAACGGCATCCAGCAGACCGTGGTCCGCGCGTTCCTGCAGCGCGGCCCCAAGTGA
- a CDS encoding M4 family metallopeptidase codes for MAAAEGVRVRPSPRKSVAGALIAGATVLAVTASSGTAMAGTAQAHAGAVRVQPRAGALPVQLSAAEQARLLGAALTGRAATARSLHLGAQEQLVPKSVLKDADGSVHTRYERTFAGLPVLGGDLVVHTAADGASKGADKATEARISVPSTTATRSAASAKTLALGRAKAKGATSPTVTSSRKVVWAASGAPVLAWESVVGGLQEDGTPSRLHVISNGETGTKLFEYQEIKTGVGNSEHSGKVDLGTTLSGSTYSMTDNTRGGHKTYDLSHRTSGTGTLFTNSTDIWGDGTASNAETAGVDAAYGAQVTWDFYKDVLGRNGIRNDGVAAYSRAHYGVAYNNAFWDDGCFCMTYGDGDGDKHPLTSLDVAAHEMSHGVTSATANLAYGGESGGLNEATSDIFGTSAEFYASNANDVGDYLIGEKIDLYGDGTPLRYLDKPSRDGLSPDNWSAGLGNLDVHYSSGPANHFFYLLSEGSGAKVINGVSYNSPTADGVAVPGIGRENAAKLWFKALTERFTSTTDYSGARSQTLQAAADLWGAGSATYNTVANTWAAIGVVARVTVSKPADQNTVVKTPASLQVEAGSNNPGALSYSATGLPAGLSINATTGLISGTPTATGLSTVTVKVKDSSKVAGSATFGWGVSTAGGNVFTNTTDVQVPDAGAAVYSTVKVSGRAGNAPSSLAVGVNIVHPYRGDLVVDLVAPDGSLYHLKKSNGFDSAANVVATYTVNASSETASGTWKLKVQDAYHHDSGHINSWKLTF; via the coding sequence ATGGCTGCCGCAGAAGGAGTCCGAGTGAGACCATCCCCTCGCAAGTCGGTCGCAGGCGCGCTGATAGCCGGCGCAACGGTGCTCGCTGTCACCGCGTCGTCCGGCACCGCGATGGCCGGTACGGCCCAGGCGCACGCCGGTGCGGTCCGGGTCCAGCCCCGGGCGGGCGCACTGCCCGTCCAGCTCTCAGCCGCGGAGCAGGCGAGGCTCCTCGGAGCGGCTCTGACGGGCCGGGCGGCAACCGCCCGGTCGCTGCACTTGGGAGCACAGGAACAGTTGGTCCCCAAGTCGGTCCTCAAGGACGCCGACGGCTCCGTGCACACCCGCTACGAGCGCACCTTCGCGGGACTCCCGGTCCTCGGCGGCGACCTGGTCGTGCACACGGCTGCCGACGGGGCTTCGAAGGGGGCCGACAAGGCCACCGAGGCGCGCATCAGCGTGCCGAGCACCACCGCGACCCGTTCCGCCGCATCGGCGAAGACCCTCGCGCTCGGCCGCGCCAAGGCGAAAGGGGCCACCAGCCCGACGGTGACCAGCTCCCGCAAGGTGGTCTGGGCGGCCTCCGGAGCCCCGGTCCTGGCCTGGGAGTCCGTGGTCGGTGGCCTGCAGGAAGACGGCACCCCGAGCCGGCTGCACGTCATCTCGAACGGCGAGACCGGCACCAAGCTGTTCGAGTACCAGGAGATCAAGACCGGCGTCGGCAACAGTGAGCACAGTGGCAAGGTCGACTTGGGGACCACGCTGTCGGGCTCGACGTACAGCATGACCGACAACACCCGTGGCGGTCACAAGACGTATGACCTGAGCCACCGCACCTCGGGCACCGGAACGCTGTTCACCAACTCCACCGACATCTGGGGCGACGGCACGGCGTCCAACGCCGAGACCGCCGGCGTGGATGCCGCCTACGGTGCCCAGGTCACCTGGGACTTCTACAAGGACGTGCTGGGCCGCAACGGAATACGCAACGACGGAGTCGCTGCCTACTCCCGCGCCCACTACGGCGTCGCCTACAACAACGCCTTCTGGGACGACGGATGCTTCTGCATGACGTACGGCGACGGTGACGGCGACAAGCACCCGCTGACCTCGCTCGACGTAGCCGCCCACGAGATGAGTCACGGCGTCACCAGCGCCACCGCGAATCTGGCGTACGGGGGTGAGTCCGGCGGCCTGAACGAGGCGACCTCGGACATCTTCGGCACGTCGGCCGAGTTCTACGCCAGTAACGCGAACGACGTCGGCGACTATCTCATCGGCGAGAAGATCGACCTCTACGGTGACGGCACCCCGCTGCGCTACCTGGACAAGCCCTCGCGCGACGGCCTTTCGCCGGACAACTGGTCCGCCGGTCTCGGCAATCTGGACGTGCACTACTCGTCCGGCCCTGCGAACCACTTCTTCTACCTGCTGTCCGAGGGAAGCGGGGCGAAGGTGATCAACGGCGTCAGCTACAACAGCCCCACCGCCGACGGTGTGGCGGTGCCCGGCATCGGCAGGGAGAACGCCGCCAAGCTCTGGTTCAAGGCCCTGACCGAGCGCTTCACCTCCACCACCGACTACTCAGGCGCCCGCTCCCAGACCCTGCAGGCCGCTGCCGACCTCTGGGGGGCAGGCAGCGCCACCTACAACACGGTCGCCAACACCTGGGCTGCCATCGGCGTCGTCGCCCGCGTCACGGTCAGCAAGCCCGCGGACCAGAACACGGTTGTCAAGACCCCCGCGAGCCTGCAGGTCGAGGCCGGCAGCAACAACCCAGGAGCGCTGTCGTACTCCGCCACCGGTTTGCCGGCGGGTCTGTCGATCAACGCGACCACGGGTCTGATCTCCGGGACGCCGACCGCCACCGGCCTCAGCACCGTGACGGTCAAGGTCAAGGACTCCTCCAAGGTCGCCGGTTCGGCGACCTTCGGCTGGGGGGTCTCCACGGCCGGCGGCAATGTCTTCACCAACACCACCGACGTGCAGGTGCCGGACGCCGGTGCGGCCGTGTACTCCACCGTCAAGGTCTCCGGTCGGGCCGGTAACGCGCCGAGCAGCCTGGCGGTCGGCGTCAACATCGTGCACCCCTACCGCGGTGACCTGGTCGTCGACCTGGTCGCCCCCGACGGCAGCCTCTACCACCTGAAGAAGTCCAACGGCTTCGACTCTGCGGCCAATGTCGTCGCCACCTACACCGTCAACGCCTCCAGCGAGACCGCCAGCGGCACTTGGAAGCTGAAGGTCCAGGACGCGTACCACCATGACAGCGGCCACATCAACAGCTGGAAGCTCACCTTCTGA
- a CDS encoding GNAT family N-acetyltransferase — MTALGPAAWPPAPIRAERLVLRASEARDRAAFIELFASPEVGTHIGGPRRRDELERAVPAVPGRRPGLFVADLDGVMIGMITFDRRDAQRPGHVRPEAGEAELGYMFLPEAWGRGYASEACAAALAWFAAALPGEPLVLSTQAANDRALRLAARLGFTEVERFEEYGAEQWFGVWSREPLAG, encoded by the coding sequence ATGACTGCACTTGGGCCCGCCGCCTGGCCGCCCGCCCCGATAAGGGCGGAGCGGCTCGTACTCCGCGCGTCGGAGGCCCGGGACCGTGCGGCCTTCATCGAGCTGTTCGCCTCGCCTGAGGTGGGCACGCACATCGGTGGCCCGCGGCGTCGTGATGAGCTCGAGCGCGCGGTGCCCGCGGTGCCCGGCCGGCGCCCCGGTCTCTTCGTGGCAGACCTCGACGGAGTGATGATCGGCATGATCACGTTCGATCGCCGCGACGCACAACGTCCGGGCCACGTCCGTCCGGAGGCCGGGGAGGCCGAGCTCGGCTACATGTTCCTCCCGGAGGCGTGGGGACGCGGCTACGCCTCCGAGGCCTGCGCAGCCGCACTCGCCTGGTTCGCCGCCGCCCTTCCCGGCGAGCCGTTGGTGCTGTCCACGCAAGCAGCCAACGACCGCGCGCTGCGCCTCGCGGCGAGACTGGGGTTCACCGAGGTGGAGCGGTTCGAGGAGTACGGCGCCGAGCAGTGGTTCGGTGTGTGGTCCCGGGAGCCCCTAGCGGGCTGA
- a CDS encoding adenylate/guanylate cyclase domain-containing protein, which yields MSAPEDIPASSVPGEPHLTVEKVLLGGGRVWTRRDIVERSGVGPGRTVQIWRALGFPVADDDAKVFTDADVDALRAGERLIEAGLITEESETMMARALGHHLSRLAEWQVFALRSWVNRDAGDPADESAWLERAGQLLPELELLQRHVWRRHLAAYAGQVLAAAEDTPAGHRVPGPGDQGEARPAPSHEDADVRDRAVGFTDMVGYTRMTRGLDSRALAGVLDRFESLTGDVVAEGHGRVVKTIGDEVLFVCESASAAADIALELTARAAAQHGLPQMRTGLAHGAVLGRYGDVYGAAVNIAARLTAVARPGTVLVDTAFAGELAGMTAYALRGLRPVSVRGYSRLRPVLLRPASAR from the coding sequence ATGAGTGCGCCGGAGGACATACCCGCCTCGTCCGTCCCCGGCGAACCGCACCTGACCGTCGAGAAGGTCCTGCTCGGCGGTGGCCGCGTCTGGACGAGGCGGGACATCGTCGAGCGGTCCGGTGTAGGGCCCGGACGCACCGTGCAGATCTGGCGTGCGCTCGGCTTCCCCGTGGCCGACGACGACGCGAAGGTGTTCACCGACGCCGACGTCGACGCCCTGCGGGCGGGGGAGCGGCTCATCGAGGCCGGACTCATCACCGAGGAAAGCGAGACGATGATGGCGCGCGCCCTGGGACACCACCTGTCCCGGCTCGCCGAATGGCAGGTCTTCGCCCTCCGGTCCTGGGTGAACCGTGACGCCGGTGACCCCGCCGACGAAAGCGCGTGGCTGGAACGCGCGGGGCAACTGCTCCCGGAGCTGGAACTACTGCAACGGCATGTGTGGCGCCGGCACCTCGCGGCGTATGCCGGGCAGGTGCTCGCCGCGGCGGAGGACACGCCGGCCGGACACCGGGTTCCCGGACCGGGAGACCAGGGGGAAGCCCGGCCGGCGCCGTCCCACGAGGACGCCGACGTCCGCGACCGGGCGGTGGGCTTCACCGACATGGTCGGTTACACGCGCATGACCCGGGGACTGGACAGCAGGGCACTGGCCGGGGTGCTCGACCGCTTCGAGAGCCTCACGGGCGACGTCGTCGCCGAAGGGCACGGCCGTGTGGTGAAGACCATCGGCGACGAGGTGCTCTTCGTCTGCGAATCCGCTTCCGCGGCCGCCGACATCGCCCTGGAACTCACCGCGCGCGCCGCAGCCCAGCACGGCCTGCCGCAGATGCGGACCGGACTGGCGCACGGTGCCGTCCTCGGCCGCTACGGCGACGTGTACGGAGCGGCGGTGAACATCGCGGCCCGCCTCACCGCGGTGGCCCGCCCCGGCACAGTCCTGGTGGACACGGCCTTCGCAGGTGAACTCGCCGGCATGACGGCGTACGCGCTCAGGGGACTCCGCCCCGTGTCGGTGCGTGGGTACAGCAGGCTGCGTCCGGTGTTGCTGCGGCCCGCCTCAGCCCGCTAG
- a CDS encoding universal stress protein: MVGTDGSESSFAAVEGAARLAAVCEAELVITCAYMPMRGPELAVAQDQLGSEAYQVVGSAPAEDTLRIARDRARGQGVVTVRSVAVQDEPVAALVRVARETSADLLVVGNRGLRSLAGRILGSVPADIARKAGLDVLIVHTT; this comes from the coding sequence ATGGTCGGCACGGACGGATCGGAGTCGTCGTTCGCGGCGGTCGAGGGCGCGGCCCGACTCGCCGCCGTGTGCGAGGCCGAACTCGTCATCACCTGCGCGTACATGCCCATGCGCGGGCCCGAACTGGCCGTGGCGCAGGACCAGCTGGGCTCCGAGGCGTACCAGGTGGTGGGCTCGGCACCCGCCGAGGACACCCTGCGTATCGCCAGGGACCGGGCTCGCGGCCAGGGTGTGGTGACGGTGCGGTCGGTCGCGGTGCAGGACGAACCGGTTGCCGCCCTCGTGCGGGTCGCCCGGGAGACCTCGGCCGATCTCCTGGTCGTCGGCAACCGCGGACTGCGCTCGCTCGCGGGGCGCATCCTCGGCTCGGTGCCCGCCGACATCGCCAGGAAAGCGGGCCTCGACGTGCTGATCGTGCACACCACATGA
- a CDS encoding PPOX class F420-dependent oxidoreductase, with protein sequence MSTGLSDDLKKLIDDTPVFATLATIQPDGSPQLSVTWLGRDGDDLLVSTTVGRRKEKNLRADPRVSVMINPPNAPYTYAEVRGSAVLTTEGGQELIDVLSRKYTGKAYADFNPASHEDAERVVVRITPRKVVGSI encoded by the coding sequence GTGTCCACCGGACTCTCGGACGACCTCAAGAAGCTCATCGACGACACCCCGGTCTTCGCCACCCTGGCCACGATCCAGCCGGACGGCAGCCCCCAGCTGTCCGTCACCTGGCTCGGCCGGGACGGGGACGACCTTCTGGTGTCCACGACGGTCGGCCGCCGGAAGGAGAAGAACCTGCGCGCCGACCCCCGGGTCAGCGTGATGATCAACCCGCCGAACGCGCCCTACACCTACGCCGAGGTGCGGGGCTCGGCCGTGCTGACCACCGAGGGCGGGCAGGAGCTGATCGACGTGCTCTCGCGGAAGTACACAGGCAAGGCCTACGCCGACTTCAACCCGGCCTCGCACGAGGACGCCGAGCGGGTCGTCGTCCGCATCACCCCGCGCAAGGTGGTGGGCTCGATCTGA